The following are encoded together in the Glycine max cultivar Williams 82 chromosome 8, Glycine_max_v4.0, whole genome shotgun sequence genome:
- the LOC100807275 gene encoding protein MKS1: MNPPEFPSGSCGTSSPPGKKELQLQGTRPPPLRVSKDSHKIRKPPLPPTAHQPAALPEHRKPVIIYAVSPKVLHVPAGDFMNVVQRLTGPSSGDVSPAARLASIERTSPSEREKVHSEDNDVKLMLEGVEVGQFPGILSPATLPPISPGFFSEPQTTSFWNDLSPFWSTNSFVASPSGLLSGALVSPLPSPDIFNLFD, from the coding sequence ATGAACCCGCCGGAATTTCCCTCCGGCAGCTGCGGAACATCATCGCCGCCAGGAAAGAAAGAGCTCCAGCTCCAAGGTACACGCCCGCCGCCTCTCAGAGTCAGCAAAGACTCCCACAAGATCCGCAAACCGCCGCTTCCCCCCACCGCGCACCAACCGGCGGCGCTGCCGGAGCACCGGAAGCCGGTGATCATCTACGCCGTGTCTCCGAAAGTCCTCCACGTTCCCGCCGGTGACTTCATGAACGTCGTCCAGCGCCTCACCGGACCCTCCTCCGGCGACGTATCGCCAGCGGCGAGACTCGCGTCGATCGAGAGAACGAGCCCGTCGGAGAGGGAGAAAGTTCACAGCGAAGACAACGACGTGAAGTTGATGTTAGAAGGAGTGGAAGTGGGTCAATTCCCCGGAATATTGTCGCCGGCGACGTTGCCTCCGATATCACCAGGGTTTTTCTCGGAACCGCAAACGACGTCATTTTGGAATGACTTGAGCCCGTTTTGGTCAACGAACAGCTTCGTGGCGAGTCCGTCGGGGTTACTTTCCGGCGCTTTGGTTTCTCCGCTGCCGTCGCCGGACATCTTTAATCTCTTCGACTAA
- the LOC100800694 gene encoding uncharacterized protein produces MASLEEDELVQMVQDFIESESTSPTSSTSSNCHTLNHRTQYFILQDVLRSEGDTGCEAKVLKCVLNHMRGRKGAEKTKTSLSKWLVMRMKMDGLDASVCHTSWATSLGCPAGEYEYIEVIIEDDQNCGKPTRLIVDIDFRSQFEVARPTQNYKELTDSVPVILVGTENKLCKIISLLCSAAKQCLREKGLHVPPWRTASYMQAKWLSVSRKEPSHDVIGYDDHEHADADIIGNWVPPSLKPKKRDLDGGGSGLSSQLSNMSVNCC; encoded by the exons aTGGCAAGTTTAGAGGAAGACGAGTTAGTACAAATGGTGCAAGATTTTATAGAATCCGAATCAACATCCCCCACAAGTTCCACGTCCTCAAATTGCCACACCTTAAACCACCGAACCCAATATTTTATTCTACAG GATGTTCTAAGGAGTGAGGGTGATACAGGATGTGAGGCTAAGGTATTGAAGTGTGTATTGAACCATATGAGAGGTAGAAAGGGTGCGGAGAAGACTAAGACAAGTCTCAGTAAATGGCTTGTTATGAGGATGAAAATGGATGGCCTTGATGCTTCTGtatgccacacctcttgggccaCCTCTTTGGGTTGTCCTGCTG GTGAGTACGAGTATATTGAAGTGATAATAGAGGATGACCAGAATTGTGGTAAACCTACGAGGCTGATAGTAGATATAGACTTTAGGTCCCAATTTGAAGTTGCGAGGCCAACACAAAACTACAAGGAATTGACAGACTCGGTCCCAGTGATTTTGGTTGGGACTGAGAACAAACTGTGCAAGATAATTTCCCTGCTATGTTCTGCTGCCAAACAGTGCCTAAGAGAGAAGGGTCTCCACGTGCCACCATGGAGAACCGCTTCATACATGCAAGCCAAGTGGCTCTCTGTGAGTCGTAAAGAGCCTAGCCATGATGTCATTGGTTATGATGATCATGAACATGCTGATGCTGATATTATTGGTAACTGGGTACCTCCATCACTGAAGCCAAAGAAAAGGGATTTGGATGGTGGTGGATCTGGTTTGTCTAGTCAATTATCTAACATGAGTGTAAATTGTTGCTAG
- the LOC100801231 gene encoding probable pectinesterase/pectinesterase inhibitor 51 — MMASSSLFYLSLSLILTLTSAARHKPHPSPAKPPAKPAVTTATSPAIQQACAATRFPQQCEASLSQSQNLPPNPNPTPLQLLQSAIALSSDNLATAQTMVKSLHDASADSRNRTVAAATCIEILANSHYRISLASDALPRGRTKDARAWLGAALAYQYDCWNSLKYANDTEMVGKTMLFIDNLETLSSNALSMAFSFDAFGNDTASWKPPVTERDGFWEAVGSGGPASAGGVPPNLTPDVTVCNNGGDGCYKTVQEAVNAAPANGTKRFVIYIKEGVYEETVRIPLEKRNVVFLGDGIGKTVITGNGNVGQQGMTTYNSATVAVLGDGFMAKELTVENTAGPDAHQAVAFRLDSDLSVIENCEFLGNQDTLYAHSLRQFYKSCRIEGSVDFIFGNAAAVFQDCQILVRPRQVKPEKGENNAITAHGRTDPAEPTGFVFQNCLINGTEEYIALYLSKPQVHKNYLGRPWKEYSRTVFINSILEALVTPQGWMPWSGDFALKTLYYGEFENKGTGSDLSQRVPWSSKIPAEHVLTYSVQNFIQGNDWIPSSVGSPSS, encoded by the exons ATGATGGCTTCTTCCTCTCTCTTCTACCTTTCTCTCTCCCTCATCCTAACCCTCACCTCCGCCGCGCGCCACAAACCCCACCCCTCACCGGCCAAGCCACCAGCCAAGCCCGCCGTGACCACCGCCACCTCGCCGGCAATTCAACAAGCCTGCGCCGCGACGCGCTTCCCGCAGCAATGCGAAGCCTCTCTCTCCCAATCCCAGAACCTCCCTCCGAACCCGAACCCGACCCCTCTCCAGCTCCTCCAGTCCGCCATCGCGCTCTCCTCCGACAACCTCGCCACCGCACAGACGATGGTCAAGTCACTCCACGACGCCTCCGCCGACAGCCGCAACCGCACCGTCGCCGCCGCCACCTGCATCGAGATATTAGCCAACTCCCATTACCGCATTTCCCTCGCCAGCGACGCGCTCCCACGAGGCAGGACCAAGGACGCGCGTGCTTGGCTCGGCGCCGCCCTCGCCTACCAGTACGACTGCTGGAACAGCCTCAAATATGCCAACGACACCGAAATGGTCGGCAAAACCATGTTGTTCATCGATAACCTCGAAACTCTCTCCAGCAACGCACTCAGCATGGCGTTTTCCTTCGACGCCTTCGGAAACGACACCGCTTCGTGGAAGCCCCCAGTAACGGAGCGCGACGGGTTCTGGGAGGCTGTGGGCTCGGGTGGCCCCGCGTCCGCGGGAGGGGTACCGCCGAATTTGACGCCCGACGTTACGGTGTGTAACAATGGAGGAGACGGGTGTTATAAGACGGTGCAGGAGGCCGTAAACGCCGCGCCAGCGAACGGAACAAAGAGGTTTGTGATATACATAAAAGAAGGGGTTTACGAGGAGACCGTTAGGATTCCATTAGAAAAGAGGAATGTGGTGTTCTTGGGCGACGGCATTGGCAAAACCGTCATCACCGGTAACGGCAACGTGGGACAACAAGGGATGACAACTTACAACTCTGCCACTGTcg CGGTTCTTGGCGATGGATTCATGGCAAAGGAACTGACGGTCGAAAACACAGCAGGTCCTGATGCTCACCAAGCAGTGGCATTCAGATTAGACAGTGATCTTTCTGTGATTGAGAATTGCGAATTCTTGGGCAATCAAGACACTCTCTATGCTCACTCACTGCGCCAGTTTTACAAGTCATGCCGCATTGAGGGCAGCGTGGACTTCATCTTTGGAAACGCTGCAGCAGTTTTCCAAGACTGCCAAATCCTAGTTCGTCCCAGGCAAGTGAAGCCAGAGAAGGGTGAGAACAATGCCATCACAGCACACGGCAGAACAGACCCTGCAGAACCCACAGGCTTTGTTTTCCAAAACTGTTTGATTAATGGCACTGAGGAATATATAGCATTGTACCTCAGCAAGCCTCAAGTGCACAAGAACTATTTGGGTAGGCCTTGGAAGGAGTATTCTAGAACGGTTTTCATTAATTCGATCTTGGAGGCTCTTGTCACACCACAGGGTTGGATGCCATGGAGCGGTGACTTTGCTCTCAAGACACTTTACTATGGGGAGTTTGAGAACAAGGGTACTGGCTCTGATTTGTCTCAGAGGGTGCCATGGAGTAGCAAGATCCCTGCTGAACACGTATTGACGTATTCGGTGCAGAATTTCATTCAAGGAAATGATTGGATTCCATCATCTGTTGGTAGCCCATCCTCGTAA
- the LOC100802668 gene encoding protein NRT1/ PTR FAMILY 8.3, which yields MSSIEGATQLLEEALLQDDEESKQYTRDGSVDYRGRPAIKKDTGNWRACPFILGNECCERLAFFGIATNLVTYLTTKLHEGNVSAARNVSIWLGTSYLTPLIGAVLGDGYWGRYWTIAVFSVVYFIGMCTLTLSASLPALKPAECLGSVCPSATPAQYAVFYFGLYVIALGIGGIKSCVPSFGAGQFDDTDPKERVKKGSFFNWYYFSINLGAIVSSSIVVWIQDNAGWGLGFGIPTLFMVLSVISFFIGTPLYRFQKPGGSPVTRMCQVLCASVRKWNLVVPEDSSLLYEMSDKRSAIKGSRKLLHSDDLRCLDRAATVSDYESKSGDYSNPWRLCPVTQVEELKILIRMFPMWATGAVFSAVYTQMSTLFVEQGTVMNTNIGSFEIPPASLATFDVLSVVLWAPVYDRIIVPITRKFTGNERGISVLQRVSIGYFISVLSMLAAVVVEIMRLRLARDLDLVDEPVAVPLSILWQIPQYFLLGAAEVFAFVGLLEFFYDQSPDTMKTLGTALSPLYFALGNYLSSFILTMVTYFTTQGGKLGWIPDNLNKGHLDYFFLLLAGLSFLNMLVYIVAAKRYKQTKTS from the exons ATGAGTTCTATTGAAGGTGCTACACAGCTTCTGGAAGAGGCTCTCCTTCAG GATGATGAAGAGAGTAAACAGTACACAAGAGATGGCTCAGTTGACTACAGAGGCAGGCCCGCTATTAAGAAGGATACTGGCAATTGGAGGGCTTGTCCTTTTATCCTAG GCAATGAGTGTTGTGAACGTTTGGCCTTCTTTGGAATTGCAACAAATCTTGTTACCTATCTTACCACCAAGCTGCATGAAGGAAACGTTTCTGCCGCAAGAAACGTTAGCATCTGGCTTGGCACTTCTTATCTCACACCTCTCATTGGAGCTGTTCTAGGAGATGGTTACTGGGGTCGATACTGGACAATTGCTGTTTTCTCTGTGGTTTATTTCATT GGGATGTGTACCCTGACACTTTCTGCATCTTTACCAGCATTGAAGCCTGCTGAATGCTTGGGTTCTGTATGCCCTTCAGCTACTCCTGCACAATATGCTGTGTTCTACTTTGGTCTATACGTGATTGCACTTGGGATCGGTGGTATAAAGTCATGTGTGCCATCTTTTGGGGCAGGTCAATTTGATGATACTGATCCAAAGGAAAGGGTTAAGAAGGGGTCGTTTTTCAATTGGTATTACTTTTCTATCAATCTAGGTGCCATTGTATCGAGCAGCATAGTTGTGTGGATTCAAGACAATGCAGGATGGGGTCTTGGATTTGGCATTCCTACTTTGTTCATGGTATTATCTGTGATAAGCTTCTTTATAGGCACACCTCTCTACAGGTTTCAAAAACCAGGGGGAAGTCCTGTTACAAGAATGTGCCAGGTTTTGTGCGCGTCTGTCCGGAAGTGGAATTTGGTTGTCCCTGAGGATAGTAGTCTTTTGTATGAGATGTCAGACAAGAGATCTGCAATTAAAGGGAGTCGCAAACTGCTGCATAGTGATGATCTAAG GTGTCTTGATAGAGCAGCTACAGTGTCCGATTATGAGAGTAAAAGTGGTGACTATTCTAATCCATGGAGACTTTGCCCCGTAACACAGGTGGAAGAATTGAAGATCTTGATCCGCATGTTTCCAATGTGGGCTACTGGGGCTGTTTTTTCTGCTGTTTATACCCAAATGTCAACATTGTTTGTGGAGCAAGGAACAGTGATGAACACAAACATTGGTTCCTTTGAAATACCCCCAGCTTCCCTCGCAACTTTTGATGTCCTAAGTGTGGTTTTGTGGGCTCCTgtctatgacaggataattgtTCCCATTACAAGGAAATTCACCGGCAATGAAAGGGGAATTTCAGTGTTGCAAAGAGTAAGCATTGGCTACTTCATTTCAGTCCTGTCCATGTTAGCAGCTGTTGTTGTGGAGATTATGCGTCTGCGGCTTGCAAGAGACCTTGATCTTGTTGATGAACCTGTTGCTGTACCACTCAGTATACTTTGGCAAATCCCTCAGTACTTCTTATTGGGGGCAGCAGAAGTATTCGCATTCGTGGGACTGCTTGAGTTCTTCTATGATCAATCTCCAGATACTATGAAGACTTTAGGTACAGCACTGTCACCTTTGTATTTTGCGTTGGGAAATTACTTGAGCTCTTTCATTCTTACTATGGTGACTTACTTCACCACACAAGGTGGAAAGCTTGGCTGGATTCCTGATAATTTGAACAAGGGTCATCTCGattattttttcttgctttTAGCTGGACTTAGCTTCTTAAATATGTTGGTATACATTGTTGCTGCCAAAAGGTACAAGCAGACGAAGACTTCTTAA